Proteins from a genomic interval of Streptomyces sp. NBC_01445:
- a CDS encoding gamma-aminobutyraldehyde dehydrogenase, whose amino-acid sequence MTSELRRLRNYIDGEFRDAADGRTTEVVNPANGEAYATAPLSGDADVDAAMAAAAAAFPAWRDLTPSERQKALLKIADAFEERAEELIAAEVENTGKPTGLTRSEEIPPMVDQIRFFAGAARMLEGRSAGEYMEGLTSIIRREPIGVCAQVAPWNYPMMMAVWKFAPALAAGNTVVLKPSDTTPASTVLIAEIIGSIVPKGVFNVICGDRETGRAMVEHKTPAMASITGSVRAGISVAESAAKDVKRVHLELGGKAPVVVFEDTDIAKAVEDISVAGFFNAGQDCTAATRVLVHESIHDEFVQALAKAAADTKTGQPDDEDVLYGPLNNPNQLAQVTGFIERLPAHAKVEAGGHRVGDKGYFYAPTVVSGVKQDDEIIQNEVFGPVITVQSFADEAQAVEWANGVEYALASSVWTKDHARAMRMSKILDFGCVWINTHIPLVAEMPHGGFKKSGYGKDLSAYGFDDYTRIKHVMTSIEG is encoded by the coding sequence GCTGCGTCGTCTGCGCAATTACATCGACGGTGAGTTCCGGGACGCCGCCGACGGACGGACCACCGAGGTGGTCAACCCGGCCAACGGTGAGGCGTACGCGACCGCCCCGCTGTCCGGCGACGCCGATGTGGACGCCGCCATGGCCGCCGCCGCGGCCGCGTTCCCGGCCTGGCGCGACCTCACGCCCAGCGAGCGCCAGAAGGCCCTCCTCAAGATCGCGGACGCGTTCGAGGAGCGGGCCGAGGAGCTCATCGCCGCCGAGGTCGAGAACACCGGCAAGCCGACCGGCCTGACCCGGTCCGAGGAAATCCCGCCCATGGTCGACCAGATCCGCTTCTTCGCGGGTGCGGCGCGCATGCTCGAGGGCCGCTCGGCCGGCGAGTACATGGAGGGCCTGACCTCGATCATCCGCCGCGAGCCCATCGGCGTCTGCGCCCAGGTCGCGCCGTGGAACTACCCGATGATGATGGCCGTTTGGAAGTTCGCCCCGGCGCTCGCCGCGGGCAACACGGTCGTCCTGAAGCCGTCGGACACCACCCCGGCGTCCACGGTCCTGATCGCCGAGATCATCGGCTCCATCGTCCCCAAGGGCGTCTTCAACGTCATCTGCGGTGACCGCGAGACCGGCCGCGCGATGGTCGAGCACAAGACCCCGGCGATGGCCTCCATCACCGGCTCCGTGCGCGCCGGCATCTCGGTCGCCGAGTCCGCCGCCAAGGACGTCAAGCGCGTCCACCTGGAGCTCGGCGGCAAGGCGCCGGTCGTCGTCTTCGAGGACACCGACATCGCCAAGGCCGTCGAGGACATCTCGGTGGCGGGCTTCTTCAACGCGGGCCAGGACTGCACCGCGGCCACCCGCGTCCTCGTCCACGAGTCCATCCACGACGAGTTCGTCCAGGCCCTCGCCAAGGCGGCGGCCGACACGAAGACGGGCCAGCCGGACGACGAGGACGTGCTCTACGGGCCCCTCAACAACCCGAACCAGCTCGCCCAGGTCACCGGCTTCATCGAGCGCCTCCCGGCGCACGCCAAGGTCGAGGCCGGCGGCCACCGCGTCGGCGACAAGGGCTACTTCTACGCCCCGACCGTCGTCTCGGGCGTCAAGCAGGACGACGAGATCATCCAGAACGAGGTCTTCGGACCGGTCATCACCGTCCAGTCCTTCGCGGACGAGGCGCAGGCCGTCGAGTGGGCGAACGGCGTGGAGTACGCGCTGGCCTCCTCCGTCTGGACGAAGGACCACGCGCGCGCGATGCGCATGTCCAAGATCCTCGACTTCGGCTGTGTGTGGATCAACACCCACATCCCGCTGGTCGCCGAGATGCCCCACGGCGGCTTCAAGAAGTCCGGCTACGGCAAGGACCTGTCGGCGTACGGCTTCGACGACTACACGCGCATCAAGCACGTCATGACGTCGATCGAGGGCTGA